From a single Plasmodium yoelii strain 17X genome assembly, chromosome: 9 genomic region:
- a CDS encoding subtilisin-like protease 2, putative, which produces MLRTFYVLSLMLIEFILHKGQYNKHICSKNLKKYNFVGKKHRILASIIEDREKQVEDITDGYKPIFNIYEISAAFHKKKDIADKKKRRRYGNQQSIENRRIAEENERRLSNQLDDIQFIELSNKYPNIGKQNSQQNKVNKINNQNGASNSNDNIRNDEDEDEGEDEDEDDDLIEGRKDNLEEDDLVEKNGANLKRGNMHGQEEKNKNINTTPGNENNSKNVNDNKKSGISLKDKIDNNEQHNSGLKGTTKYLDDNIKTYTFDHYKLITNSDNILNDIKVDASDISKLSINSLSIEYNEVNKTEYTHQRHIVLTNKGNRRYKIFLMTKNPKFTKTEDIEEPEMSFIQTETGENTNEKEDEENYLNENLYSGFGTIDYENGYSKKKKKINSEHASELNDKISNSQNIEKSDSHENEKYNHGFIGKIQSFFSFLSIPSSKKDDSIGSEKKSEERNNVDSKPKLNKKPNDTAKKNNSNKILTVDKVTDQYLLNLKNKNMKEQELIFIFHGDLDLHSKKMKTIINEANVKFTKYINMHFKDVKNIRYDISSPINFVCFFIPIIFDMSNLKILKEALIILHNELKNYIDNWNFSNTYIAFDTDYENEDIDNAMNKLNENMKKYIKKPKKLYNIKYSFLRKMWGLESIFSLSKNRNQKNAGIEEKILNALPKELKEYSTWNLSFIRVFNAWLLSGYGNKNVKICVIDSGVDKNHIDLAKNIYTPKYSDRYEMTDDFFDFMVKNPIDTSGHGTHVSGIAAASANSLGMVGVAPDVNLISLRFIDGDSYGGSFHVIKAINVCILNKSPIINASWGSRNYDTNMFLAIERLKYTFKGKGTVFIAAAGNENKNNDLYPIYPASYKLPNVYSVGSINKFLQISPFSNYGANSVHILAPGHHIYSTTPMNTYKMNTGTSMAAPHVSGVAGLIYSVCHKQGFIPESDEVLDIITRTSIKIVSKDKKTIHNSLINAEAAVLTTLLGGLWMQMDCHFAKFYLNKDQQKNIPVVFSAYKDGMYESDIIIGIQPEDSNSKEYGEIVIPIKILTNPKLKNFNLSPRVGKKIHIDANESNDDILSYICENALYNLYEHDNSFLISSLILFFIGIILIALASIVFFLKHHQSKQRDAEKYMHQKMVDRAHGIKYNFKDAGADGIKRINTMDDNINNHRNTQRFTIVQNEDNMYVLKKKSSIQAKYEPRNELVKRPLVKRPIVKHADINVNFKNIDELYEPQNNSPE; this is translated from the exons atgtTGAGAACATTTTATGTTCTATCCTTAATGCTAATTGAATTTATACTGCACAAGGGTCAGTATAATAAGCATATTTGTtcaaaaaatttgaaaaaatataattttgttgGTAAGAAACATCGAATTTTGGCAAGTATTATTGAAGATAGGGAAAAACAAGTTGAAGATATAACAGATGGTTATAAGCctatatttaacatttatGAAATATCTGCAGCatttcacaaaaaaaaagatatagcagataaaaaaaaaagacgaaGATACGGAAACCAACAAAGTATAGAAAACAGAAGAATTgctgaagaaaatgaaagaCGTCTATCAAATCAATTGGATGATATACAATTTATTGAATTATCTAATAAATATCCTAATATAGGAAAACAAAATTCTCAACAAAATaaagtaaataaaataaataatcaaaatggTGCATCGAATtcaaatgataatataagaaaTGATGAGGATGAGGATGAGGGTGAGGATGAAGATGAAGATGATGATTTGATAGAAGGCAGGAAAGATAATTTAGAAGAGGATGATTTAGTAGAAAAAAATGGTGCCAATTTAAAAAGGGGGAACATGCATGGAcaggaagaaaaaaataaaaatataaacacaACTCCAGGCAATGAGAATAATAGCAAAAAtgtaaatgataataaaaaaagtggtATAAGTCTAAAAGATAAAATTGACAATAATGAGCAACATAATAGTGGTTTAAAAGGCACGACGAAATATTtagatgataatataaaaacatatacaTTTGACCATTATAAACTTATAACAAATTctgataatatattaaatgatataaaagtAGATGCATCAGATATTTCAAAGCTAAGTATAAATAGCTTAAGTATAGAATATAATGAAGTAAATAAAACCGAATACACACACCAAAGGCATATAGTATTAACTAATAAAGGAAATAGacgatataaaatatttctaaTGACAAAAAATCCAAAGTTTACGAAAACAGAGGATATTGAAGAACCTGAAATGAGTTTTATTCAAACAGAAACAGGAGAGAAtacaaatgaaaaagaagacGAGGAAAACTATTTGAATGAAAATTTGTATAGTGGATTTGGGACTATTGATTATGAAAATggttattcaaaaaaaaaaaaaaaaattaacagtGAACACGCAAGTGAActtaatgataaaattagTAACAGCCAAAACATTGAAAAAAGTGATTCtcatgaaaatgaaaaatataatcatggATTTATAGGGAAGATACAAagtttttttagttttttatCCATCCCAAGTAGCAAGAAAGATGATAGTATTggaagtgaaaaaaaatctGAGGAAAGGAACAATGTCGATTCTAAACCTAAATTAAATAAGAAACCTAATGATACGgccaaaaaaaataattcaaataaaattttgaCTGTAGACAAAGTTACAGATCAATATCTATTAAActtaaagaataaaaatatgaaagaaCAAGAATTGATATTCATTTTCCATGGGGATTTAGATTTACATTCGAAGAAGATGAAAACAATTATAAATGAAGCAAATGttaaatttacaaaatatataaatatgcatttTAAAGACGTTAAGAATATAcgttatgatatatcatcaCCAATAAACTTTGTGtgtttttttattcctataatTTTTGATATGAGCAATTTAAAGATATTAAAAGAGGCATTAATTATATTGCATAATGAGCTCAAGAATTATATCGATAATTGGAATTTTTCAAATACTTATATAGCATTTGATACCGAttatgaaaatgaagatattGACAATGCaatgaataaattaaatgaaaatatgaaaaaatatattaaaaaacccaaaaaattatataatataaaatattcatttttaagaaaaatgTGGGGTCTAGAATCAATTTTCTCTTTATCCAAAAATCGAAATCAAAAAAATGCTGGAATAGAAGAAAAAATTTTGAACGCATTACCAAAAGAATTGAAAGAGTATTCGACTTGGAATTTATCTTTTATAAGAGTATTTAATGCTTGGCTTTTGTCTGGgtatggaaataaaaatgtaaagataTGTGTTATAGATTCAGGGGTTGATAAAAACCATATAGATTtagcaaaaaatatatacacaccGAAATATTCAGATAGATATGAAATGACAGatgatttttttgattttatgGTTAAAAATCCAATAGATACATCTGGGCATGGTACACATGTTTCTGGAATAGCAGCTGCTTCGGCAAATTCTTTAGGTATGGTTGGTGTTGCTCCTGATGTCAATTTGATATCTTTACGATTTATTGATGGAGATAGTTATGGAGGTAGTTTCCATGTAATTAAAGCTATAAATGTTTGTATATTAAACAAATCGCCAATTATTAATGCTAGTTGGGGTTCTAGAAATTATGATACGAATATGTTCTTAGCTATTGAAAGATtaaaatatacttttaaggggAAAGGAACAGTTTTTATAGCTGCAGCaggaaatgaaaataaaaacaacgATCTTTATCCTATATACCCTGCTAGTTATAAACTTCCAAATGTTTATAG TGTTGGTTCCATCAACAAATTCTTACAAATTTCACCATTTTCTAATTATGGAGCTAACAGTGTGCACATTCTTGCACCAGGACATCACATATATTCCACAACACCTATGAACACATACAAAATGAATACAGGTACTTCTATGGCAGCCCCTCATGTATCGGGAGTAGCTGGATTGATATATTCGGTATGTCATAAACAAGGATTTATACCTGAATCTGATGAAGTTTTAGATATAATAACAAGGACAtctataaaaatagtatCTAAGGACAAAAAAACAATACATAATAGTTTAATAAATGCAGAAGCAGCAGTATTAACTACATTACTGGGAGGTTTATGGATGCAAATGGATTGCCATTTTGCtaagttttatttaaataaagatcAACAAAAAAACATTCCTGTTGTATTTTCAGCATATAAAGATGGAATGTATGAATCAGATATAATTATAGGAATTCAACCTGAAGATTCTAATTCAAAAGAATATGGAGAAATTGTGATTcctattaaaatattaacaaatcccaaattaaaaaattttaatttatcaccAAGAGTTGGAAAAAAAATCCACATTGATGCAAATGAGTCAAATGatgatatattatcataCATTTGTGAAAAtgctttatataatttatatgagCATGACAAcagttttttaatttcatcatTGATATTGTTCTTTATAGGAATTATATTAATCGCTTTAGCATCGattgtgttttttttaaaacatcaTCAAAGTAAACAACGAGATGccgaaaaatatatgcatcaAAAAATGGTAGATAGGGCACAtggaataaaatataattttaaggaTGCGGGTGCCGATGGTATTAAAAGAATAAATACAATGGATGACAATATAAACAATCACCGAAATACTCAGAGATTTACTATTGTTcaaaatgaagataatatGTATgtgctaaaaaaaaaaagttctATTCAAGCAAAATATGAACCACGCAATGAATTGGTAAAACGCCCACTTGTAAAACGTCCAATTGTAAAGCATGCAGatataaatgtaaatttcaaaaatatagatgaatTATACGAACCACAAAACAACTCACCGGAATAG
- a CDS encoding DnaJ protein, putative — protein MIGNKEEAYECFNLATRYMKVGNYSHAKNLFLKSKRMFPEIDITEQIKTCEEKINKSEHIGNDNTTSSNTNNRTYKADQNNLHERHKSKDDGIEKILRTNNFYEILGIPKNSNDETIKSAYKKLAKIYHPDKNKEKGAEEAFKKISKAFQNLINKEKRYEYDNNLEMNSHYPTHRATHFYYSDDVFTPEDLFRSFFGINFATCNNRAFRTNINTENTHNNNNNSNSNSNNNNQRNVSLVQISIFLIMFVIFFLSSYFEQPRAVYSLQKTNYFDTVNYTSLNRIRFYTKRTFGYNYPKNSHPRFQVEFEVEYKYYEHECHVLTKKIKNDYYGQKKKYKQQLNYKDIPESCLKLKTLEDQYNNYIMKLKRR, from the exons ATGATAGGGAACAAAGAAGAAGCATATGAATGCTTCAATTTAGCAACAAGATATATGAAAGTAGGAAATTACAGTCAtgcaaaaaatttatttttaaaatctAAAAGGATGTTTCCTGAAATTGATATAACTgaacaaataaaaacatgtgaagaaaaaataaataaaagtgaaCACATAGGAAATGATAATACAACATCCAGTAATACTAATAATAGGACATATAAAGCtgatcaaaataatttacatGAACGGCATAAATCAAAAGATGATGGTatcgaaaaaatattaagaacaaataatttttatgaaatattaGGTATACCAAAAAATAGTAATGATGAAACTATTAAAAGcgcttataaaaaattagcGAAAATATATCATCCTGATAAGAATAAAGAAAAAGGGGCTGAAGAagcttttaaaaaaatatcaaaagcatttcaaaatttaataaataaagaaaaaagatatgaatatgataataatttagaaATGAATTCTCATTACCCAACACATAGAGCAACACATTTCTATTATAGTGATGATGTATTTACCCCCGAAGATTTATTTCGTAGTTTTTTTGGAATAAATTTTGCTACTTGTAATAATAGAGCATTCCGAACTAATATTAATACAGAAAATACAcacaacaataataataatagcaatagtaatagtaataataataatcaacGAAATGTTTCCCTTGTACAAAtctctatatttttaataatgtttgttatattttttctatcaAGCTATTTTGAGCAACCAAGg gCTGTATATTCCCttcaaaaaacaaattattttgataCTGTAAATTATACGTCATTAAATAGAATTCGATTTTACACAAAAAGAACATTTGGCTATAACTATCCTAAAAATAGCCATCCCCGTTTTCAA gTTGAATTTGAAGTAGAATACAAATATTATGAGCACGAATGCCACGTTTTgactaaaaaaattaaaaatgattattatggacaaaaaaaaaaataca AACAACAATTAAATTATAAGGACATACCCGAAAGTTGCTTGAAACTAAAAACATTAGAG GACCAGTACAACAACTACATTATGAAGTTAAAGAGACGATga